A window from Pseudomonas campi encodes these proteins:
- a CDS encoding glutathione S-transferase family protein — MAIQFYAHPFSSYCQKVLIALYENATPFEWHLLAPENPQAMAELEVHWPFRRFPLLLDGERALSESSIIIEYLQQHYPGATRLLPEEAEAALEVRFMDRCFDLYVSNPMTACVFDQLRPAAQRDAYGVAQAHQLLETAYRWLDEKLADREWAAGASFSLADCAAAPALFYADWVQPIGTEFSTLRAYRQRLLARPSFARAVDEARPYRHLFPLGAPQRD; from the coding sequence ATGGCCATCCAGTTCTATGCCCACCCCTTCTCGTCCTATTGCCAGAAGGTGCTGATCGCCCTCTATGAAAACGCCACGCCCTTCGAGTGGCACCTGCTGGCCCCGGAAAACCCGCAGGCCATGGCCGAGCTGGAGGTGCACTGGCCGTTCCGGCGCTTTCCACTGCTGCTCGACGGGGAGCGCGCGCTGAGCGAGTCGAGCATCATCATCGAATACCTGCAGCAGCATTACCCCGGCGCGACCCGTCTGCTGCCTGAGGAGGCCGAGGCCGCGCTGGAAGTGCGCTTCATGGACCGATGCTTCGACCTGTATGTATCCAACCCGATGACGGCCTGCGTGTTCGACCAGTTGCGTCCGGCAGCACAGCGCGATGCCTACGGCGTGGCGCAGGCACACCAACTGCTGGAAACCGCCTACCGCTGGCTCGACGAGAAATTGGCCGACCGCGAATGGGCCGCCGGTGCAAGCTTCAGCCTGGCTGACTGCGCGGCCGCGCCGGCGTTGTTCTATGCCGACTGGGTGCAGCCGATAGGCACCGAGTTCAGCACCCTGCGCGCCTATCGCCAGCGCCTGCTGGCACGCCCCTCCTTCGCTCGCGCGGTGGACGAGGCACGACCTTACCGGCACCTGTTCCCGCTGGGTGCGCCGCAGCGCGACTGA
- a CDS encoding efflux RND transporter permease subunit — MNISAPFIRRPVATLLLSLAILLLGWVSFGLLSVAPLPKMDFPAIVVNATLPGASPQVMASSVATPLERSLGSIAGISEMTSRSSQGSTQIVILFDLERNVDAAAREVQAAINAARNLLPSGMRSMPTYKKFNPSQAPIMVLSLTSPLLDKSQLYDVASTVLAQKLAQVQGVGQIQIGGSSLPAVRVELQPRLLDQYGIALDEVRNAIVQANVDRPKGAVEDASRHWQIQANDQLEKAADYQPLIIRYQNNAAVRLSDVATVRDSVENRYNSGFYNDNDSVLLVINRQPGANIIETIEDIRAELPALQAVIPSSVQLEVAMDRSPVIRATLHEAERTLLIAVALVILVVFAFLGRWRAALIPALAVPVSLVGTFAVMYMLDFSLNNLSLMALIIATGLVVDDAIVVLENISRHIEAGEKPMAAAFKGAQEVGFTLLSMNLSLVAVFLSILFMGGIVGSLFREFSLTLTVAILISMLVSLTLTPMLCARWLKAEETERQPGRLQRFGTRLQERVLDGYARSLDWALRHARLTLFSLLATIAFNVFLFIEVPKTFMPQQDTGQLIGFIRGDDGLSFQVMQPKMEIYRRGLLADPAVHSVAGFIGGSGGINNAFLVVRLKPIGERGVSAQEVIDRLRDSVPKVPGGRLMLMPDQDLQFGGRQGRSSENEYVLLASNLDDLREWLPKVRDALAKLPELTDIDANEGEGAQQISLQIDRATAQRLGVDMAMVTAVLNNAFSQRQISTIYDSLNQYSVVMEIDPTFAEYPEALDQIQVISADGARVPLSSFARWERSLEEDRVNHQGQFAAESVGYSLAEDVTQEQANAAIGKAVAELNLPTEVQGILGGTGGQFEKAAKGQPGMILLALLVVYIVLGILYESYIHPLTILSTLPSAGVGALLAIILSGGEFSLISLLGLFLLIGVVKKNAILMIDLALELERHDQLSPQESIRRACLLRFRPIIMTTLAALLGAVPLLLGMSEGAEMRQPLGLTIVGGLILSQLLTLYTTPVVYLYLDRLRHRVNRWRGVRSDAALDTPV, encoded by the coding sequence ATGAACATCTCCGCGCCCTTTATCCGCCGGCCGGTGGCCACGCTGCTGCTGAGCCTGGCGATTCTGCTGCTCGGCTGGGTCAGCTTCGGCCTGCTATCGGTGGCGCCGCTGCCGAAGATGGATTTCCCGGCCATCGTGGTCAACGCCACGCTGCCGGGCGCCAGCCCGCAGGTGATGGCGTCGAGCGTGGCCACGCCGCTGGAACGCTCGCTCGGCAGCATCGCCGGGATCAGCGAGATGACCAGCCGCAGCAGCCAGGGCAGCACGCAGATCGTCATCCTCTTCGACCTCGAACGTAACGTCGACGCCGCCGCCCGCGAGGTGCAGGCGGCGATCAACGCGGCGCGCAACCTGCTGCCCAGTGGCATGCGCAGCATGCCGACCTATAAGAAGTTCAACCCGTCGCAGGCACCGATCATGGTGCTGTCGCTGACCTCGCCGCTGCTGGACAAGAGCCAGCTGTACGACGTCGCCTCCACCGTTCTGGCGCAGAAGCTGGCGCAGGTGCAGGGCGTCGGCCAGATCCAGATCGGCGGCAGTTCGCTGCCGGCGGTGCGGGTGGAGCTGCAGCCGCGCCTGCTCGATCAGTACGGCATCGCCCTCGACGAGGTGCGCAACGCCATCGTCCAGGCCAACGTCGACCGGCCCAAGGGCGCCGTGGAAGACGCCAGCCGCCACTGGCAGATCCAGGCCAACGACCAGCTGGAAAAGGCCGCCGACTACCAGCCGCTGATCATCCGCTACCAGAACAACGCGGCGGTGCGCCTGAGCGATGTGGCGACAGTCCGTGACTCGGTGGAAAACCGCTACAACAGCGGCTTCTACAACGACAACGACTCGGTGCTACTGGTGATCAACCGCCAGCCCGGCGCCAATATCATCGAAACCATCGAGGACATCCGCGCCGAGCTGCCGGCGCTGCAGGCGGTGATCCCGTCCAGCGTGCAGCTGGAAGTAGCGATGGACCGCTCGCCGGTGATTCGCGCCACCTTGCACGAGGCCGAGCGCACCCTGCTGATCGCCGTGGCCCTGGTGATCCTGGTGGTGTTCGCCTTCCTCGGTCGCTGGCGCGCCGCGCTGATCCCGGCGCTGGCGGTGCCGGTGTCGCTGGTCGGCACCTTCGCGGTGATGTACATGCTGGATTTCTCCCTCAACAACCTGTCGCTGATGGCGCTGATCATCGCCACCGGCCTGGTGGTGGACGACGCCATCGTGGTGCTGGAGAACATCTCGCGGCATATCGAGGCCGGCGAGAAGCCCATGGCGGCGGCGTTCAAGGGCGCCCAGGAAGTCGGCTTCACCCTGCTGTCGATGAACCTGTCGCTGGTCGCGGTGTTCCTCTCCATCCTGTTCATGGGCGGCATCGTCGGCAGCCTGTTCCGCGAGTTCTCCCTCACCCTGACCGTGGCGATCCTGATCTCCATGCTGGTCTCGCTGACCCTGACGCCGATGCTCTGCGCGCGCTGGCTCAAGGCCGAGGAAACCGAACGCCAGCCCGGTCGCCTGCAGCGCTTCGGTACGCGCCTGCAGGAGCGTGTGCTGGATGGCTACGCGCGCAGCCTGGACTGGGCCTTGCGCCATGCGCGGCTGACCCTGTTCAGCCTGCTGGCGACCATCGCCTTCAACGTGTTTTTGTTTATCGAAGTGCCGAAGACCTTTATGCCGCAGCAGGATACCGGCCAGCTGATCGGCTTTATCCGCGGCGACGATGGCCTGTCGTTCCAGGTCATGCAGCCGAAGATGGAGATCTACCGCCGCGGGCTGCTGGCCGATCCGGCGGTGCACAGCGTGGCGGGTTTCATCGGCGGCAGCGGCGGGATCAACAACGCCTTTCTGGTGGTGCGCCTGAAACCCATCGGCGAGCGCGGCGTATCGGCCCAGGAAGTGATCGACCGCCTGCGCGACAGCGTGCCCAAGGTGCCGGGCGGACGGCTGATGCTGATGCCCGACCAGGACCTGCAGTTCGGCGGCCGCCAGGGACGCAGCTCGGAGAACGAATACGTGTTGCTGGCGAGCAACCTGGACGACCTGCGCGAGTGGCTGCCCAAGGTGCGCGACGCCCTGGCCAAGCTGCCGGAACTGACCGATATCGACGCCAACGAAGGAGAGGGCGCCCAGCAGATCAGCCTGCAGATCGACCGCGCTACCGCGCAGCGCCTGGGCGTGGACATGGCCATGGTCACTGCGGTGCTGAACAACGCGTTCAGCCAGCGGCAGATTTCCACCATCTACGACAGCCTCAACCAGTACAGCGTGGTGATGGAGATCGATCCCACGTTCGCCGAATACCCGGAGGCGCTGGACCAGATCCAGGTGATCAGCGCCGACGGGGCGCGGGTGCCGCTGTCCAGCTTTGCCCGCTGGGAGCGCAGCCTGGAGGAGGACCGGGTCAACCACCAGGGCCAGTTCGCCGCGGAAAGCGTCGGCTATTCGCTGGCCGAGGACGTTACCCAGGAACAGGCCAACGCGGCGATCGGCAAGGCGGTGGCCGAACTGAATCTGCCGACCGAAGTGCAGGGCATACTCGGCGGTACGGGCGGCCAGTTCGAAAAGGCGGCCAAGGGCCAGCCCGGGATGATCCTGTTGGCCCTGCTGGTGGTCTATATCGTGCTCGGCATCCTCTACGAGAGCTATATCCACCCGCTGACCATCCTCTCCACGCTGCCCTCGGCCGGGGTCGGCGCGTTGCTGGCGATCATCCTCAGTGGTGGCGAGTTCAGCCTGATCTCGCTGCTCGGCCTGTTCCTGCTGATCGGCGTGGTGAAGAAGAACGCCATCCTGATGATCGACCTGGCCCTGGAGCTGGAGCGCCACGACCAGCTGAGCCCGCAGGAGTCGATCCGCCGCGCCTGTCTGCTGCGTTTCCGGCCGATCATCATGACCACCCTGGCCGCCCTGCTCGGCGCCGTGCCGCTGCTGCTGGGCATGAGCGAAGGCGCGGAAATGCGCCAGCCGCTGGGCCTGACCATCGTCGGCGGGCTGATCCTCAGCCAACTGCTGACCCTCTACACCACCCCTGTGGTCTACCTCTACCTCGACCGCCTGCGCCACCGCGTCAACCGCTGGCGCGGCGTGCGTAGCGATGCTGCCCTGGATACCCCCGTATGA
- a CDS encoding efflux transporter outer membrane subunit — translation MKPALTVGASSARDAFALPGFASRARSYSGRLTLLALSLALASCAIGPDYQRPASAESAQFKQAAGWKAAAPADTVLRGNWWELYGDAELNQLIERLNANNQSLASAEAQYRQAKALARGARATFFPTIGLDTGVSRAGQGGGDSTIGTTGGVSVSGSNAAQISKTYDASLGVSWELDIWGKLRRQLESDSASMQASAADLAAVRLSQQSELVQSYLQLRVLDEQKRLLDETVAAYQQAFRIAENQYKAGIVPRSDVTQALTQLKSTEAEAVDLEYQRAQLEHALAVLVGVAPSQFELAAREQVPQLPAVPLSLPSTLLERRPDIAAAERRVISANASIGVAKAAYYPDLTLSATGGYRSGSLNDWISSPNRFWSIGPQFAMTLFDGGLISSQVEQAEAGYDQTVADYRLTVLEGFREVEDYLVQLAVLEREAVVQQEGLDAARESLRLILNQYKAGTVEFTDVVSVQTSALSSERTRLTLQGNRLTASVQLIAALGGGWDGVTEPIEPTE, via the coding sequence ATGAAGCCTGCACTGACCGTAGGAGCGAGCTCTGCTCGCGATGCTTTTGCCTTGCCGGGATTCGCGAGCAGAGCTCGCTCCTACAGCGGCCGCCTCACGCTGTTGGCCCTGAGTCTGGCCTTGGCCAGCTGTGCCATCGGCCCTGACTACCAGCGCCCGGCTTCCGCCGAATCCGCGCAGTTCAAGCAGGCGGCCGGCTGGAAAGCGGCGGCCCCGGCCGACACCGTACTGCGCGGCAACTGGTGGGAGCTATACGGCGATGCCGAACTGAACCAACTGATCGAACGGCTCAACGCCAACAACCAGAGCCTGGCCAGCGCCGAGGCTCAGTACCGCCAGGCCAAGGCTCTGGCCCGTGGTGCGCGGGCCACGTTCTTCCCGACTATTGGCCTGGATACCGGCGTCAGCCGTGCGGGGCAGGGTGGCGGCGACAGCACCATCGGCACCACCGGCGGGGTCAGCGTCAGCGGCTCGAATGCCGCGCAGATCTCCAAGACCTATGACGCCAGCCTGGGTGTCAGCTGGGAACTGGATATCTGGGGCAAGCTGCGTCGCCAGCTGGAATCAGACAGCGCCAGCATGCAGGCCAGCGCCGCCGACCTGGCCGCTGTGCGCCTCAGCCAACAGTCCGAGCTGGTGCAGAGCTACCTGCAGCTGCGCGTGCTGGACGAACAGAAACGCCTGCTCGACGAGACCGTGGCGGCTTATCAGCAGGCGTTTCGCATCGCCGAGAACCAGTATAAGGCCGGCATCGTGCCGCGCTCCGACGTGACCCAGGCGCTGACCCAGCTGAAAAGCACCGAGGCCGAGGCGGTCGACCTGGAGTACCAGCGCGCCCAGCTGGAACATGCCCTGGCCGTGCTGGTCGGGGTGGCGCCGTCGCAGTTCGAACTGGCCGCGCGTGAGCAGGTGCCGCAGTTGCCGGCGGTGCCGCTGAGCCTGCCTTCGACTCTGCTGGAGCGCCGCCCGGATATCGCCGCCGCCGAACGTCGGGTGATTTCCGCCAACGCCTCGATCGGCGTGGCCAAGGCCGCCTACTACCCGGACCTGACCCTGAGCGCCACTGGCGGCTACCGCAGCGGCAGCCTGAATGACTGGATCAGCTCGCCCAACCGCTTCTGGTCGATCGGCCCGCAGTTCGCCATGACCCTGTTCGACGGCGGCTTGATCAGCTCCCAGGTCGAGCAGGCCGAGGCAGGCTACGACCAGACCGTGGCCGACTACCGCCTGACCGTACTGGAAGGCTTCCGCGAAGTGGAGGATTACCTGGTGCAACTGGCCGTGCTCGAGCGCGAGGCCGTGGTGCAGCAAGAGGGGCTGGATGCCGCGCGCGAATCGCTGCGGCTGATCCTCAACCAGTACAAGGCCGGCACCGTGGAGTTCACCGACGTGGTCAGCGTGCAGACCAGCGCCTTGTCCAGCGAACGCACGCGCCTGACTCTGCAGGGCAACCGCCTGACGGCCAGCGTGCAGCTGATTGCCGCCCTGGGCGGCGGCTGGGATGGTGTGACCGAGCCGATCGAACCGACCGAATAG